gagccGTGTGTCTTCATGGGTTACTGTCtggatgaggagaaaaggcaTGAGAGGTAGGGTCCCTTTTCCATGCCACACGAGACTTGTTCCCCAGCCTGAACAGGGCCTGAATCAGGGCCTCAGGGAGCACAACGGAGGCTGGTGACAGGAGGAAGCTGGAAGCCAGAGAGGAGGGTCAGACCCGGAGGGGAAGTGAGAGTCTGAGTAGGTGTCCAGGGCTGAGGGCGGAGCCCATTTGCATTGTCGGGGAGACTCAGGGCAGGCGTGTGTGTTGAGAAGAAAGTCAGAAGAGAGAGGCTGCATGTGGGGAGGTTTGTGAGAACAGACGCCAAAGACCCACTTtccgagagaaagaaagaacatctgCAAAAAGATGCTGTTGTTGCAACTGGTCTTGCTCACGGTTCTCGTCCCAGGTGGTGACAGTGACGATGGTGAGGATGTGTCCCTGCCTGGTCGGTGCAAGAGTGTTTGTCTACATTTGTGTGATGTGTGTCATGTGTGCACATATGTTgttgtgtacatgtgtgcatgtgtgtatatgtgtatgagtatgtgtgtataggtgcctgtgtgtgtatctctgtgtgtttctgccgtgtgtgcacgtgtgtgggtgGGTGTCTGTAGGTCTGTGTTTGCatctgtgtctatgtgtgtgcatATCACGTGTaactctgagtgtgtgtgtacgtgtgtgcattGGTGTCTgtgcgcatgtgcacacatggTGTGGGTTCCCCAGCACATTCCTGGGGAGTGAGGCATGTCCACCTGGTTCTTCCCTGagcctcccaccccagggccttgtGCTCTTCTGAATGATGGGTGCCAAGCTCAGGGCTCTGGGGCAGCACGCATCTCCAGAGGGAACTATGGCTCCCAGTCCTCCAGATTTcggtgcccctccctggccccttttgctgattctctctccttccctctgccctcctcttcctcagTCTGTCTGTTCTTCTGGCACAGACTTCCAGGAGCCGATCACTTTTCGAATCATCCTGACCGCATCTTTTTACAACCGTGCCCGGGCACAAAATCAGGGTTCAGCTTGGCTGGGACAGCTGCAGACTCATGGCTGGGACAGCAAGACCGGAGCTATCATTTTCCTGTGGCCTTGGTCCAGGGGCAACTTCAGCAACGAGAAGTTCATGGAACTGGAAAAGTTATTCCATTCATACTCCATTAGATTTCTTCAGGTATTTCAGGACCATGTCAGTCAATGGCAGCTTGAATGTGAGTTCAGGTCCCCCAGGGCAGGAGGGATGGAGGTGGCCGGTGTGTGTGTAGCCATGAgttccttcttcctccaggaaAGAGCCTCCACTGGCTGCTGAACCTCTCGATTCCCCATCGTAAAACTGAATCACACCTGTCTGTTCAGGTGGCAGAATCCAGACCCTGATTCTCGAAAAGCTTTTTGtcttctgctccttcccctcctctcgtTGACCTCAGGCTGTGCTCTGAGGCCTCCAGTAGTGTCTGCAGTGACCACCCCATTCCCTGGCCTGCAGCCAGAcatcctcctctccctcactctgtgaCTTATCCTTGAAATGTGCTTTTCTCCCTGTTCAGTCCCCTCAATGACCTCTGTCTATGTGTTCCCTGTATCCACTTCTCTCTTCTCACCCTAGATGATTTTATCCAAGCTCTCCAGTGGAGGCCTTTCCTGTTCTCTGCCCACACCCTTCCAGTCACTCCTCCAACATTTGTTTCTTCCGCAGTCGTtcacctcctcctctgcctccagtgACCAccacttcccctctctctgagccttcacTCAAAGCACACTTTGCTTGATTCCTTCCAATACCCTCAACTTCTCCTTCTTCCGACCATGGCTTCCACTCACCACATGTCAACACTTTCCCTTCTCTATTCCTGTATCTCTCAACCTCTCTTTCCAGATCCGTTTCAGGTCCAGCTGGAAGAAGGCTGTGAGCTGCACCTTGGAGAAGTATCAGTAGGATTTGTGCATATTGGATATCAAGGATCAGATCTCATGAGCTTCCAGAACATGTCATGGTGGCCATCTCCAAAGGGAGGCAGAAGGACCAAAGAAGTCTGCACACTATTCAATCAGTTCTATGTGGTCAATGAAATTATACACACACTTTTCAGTGATATCTGTCCTCAGTTCCTCTTGGGTCTTCTTGATGCAGGAAAGGCATATCTCAAGCGACAAGGTCAGTCCTGCTCCCAACCTCCAAGCATTCTCTCTGTGCATTCATAAATTCGCACCATTTCTCAGCTTCAGGGTAAGAGGGGgccaagagggagaggggatgaTGCTGACAGGTTTCTAGAGGTGGAGCGATGTATGTATCTCAACTGACGTGAAGATCTTCCCTCTCAGTCTGAGAATTCCTGTCCTGTCTCTGCAGTGAGGCCCGAGGCCTGGCTGTCCACTGGCCCTAGTCCAGGGCCTGGCCGTCTGCTCCTCGTGTGCCACGTCTCTGGATTCTACCCAAAGCCAGTGTGGGTGATGTGGATGCGGGGTGAGGAGGAGCACCAGGGAACCCGGCGAGGTGACATCTTGCCCCATGCTGATGGGACATGGTATCTTCAGACGTCCTTGGATGTGGAAGCCAGGGAAGCAGCTGGCCTCTCTTGCCGAGTGAGACACAGCAGTCTAGAAGGCCAGGATATTGTCCTCTACTGGGGTGAGAAAGGGTTGGTGCCCAGATGGGAAAGGGTGGTCCTGCAACAGTGCAGGAGAGATAGATACAAAGTTGGGATTCGAGGGACTCCAGATCATAAAGGACTAAAATTTAGTGACCTAAGCAATGGAGAGCTGGGTGTGAGGGTCCTGTAGATGTAGCAGGAAGCAGAGGGTTGTTTGAAGGGTCCATCTGTGAGCAgggatgggagaggagaaagaggaagggtggTTGGTGAGGCAGAGGGTGACGGGAGCAAAAGGGACCAGGAAGGTGCAGGTCAACCCGGGGTGGATGGGAAATGACACCCCCTGCGCACTAAACCCACAGAGCAGCACCGCCCCATGGGCTTGGTCTTCCTGGTGGTGATCGTGCCCCTGGTGCTTCTGGCAGGTCTTGCGTTCTGGCTCTGGAAGCGCTGGTAAGTCTGGAACCACCTTCCTGCTCTTTCCCAACTGTGTAAATCCACGCCCCTTCCCCTGAAGTCCTCACCTCCACCTGCTGCAGAGCATTTCCAATCTGTTCCTCCTAGGAAATCACACTGGAGACCTCAGTGCACTGGCCTTCCTTTGGAGTAAGATCCCAGCAGCCCCGGTTCCAGCACTTACCTAAACCCAGCTCAGTGGTGATGGATTTGCAAGTCTCTGTGTGCaacttttgtctttcctttctgcTCGATGATCAGTTGTCAATATCGGCCAAGAATAATTTAGCGGGCTTTGTTGTTCTCACCTGATTCTTGGAGTTAAATTCTACATTTTCTCCAAGTAAAATGAAGCCTGAGAACCTCCCTGGGTCACAGGCATCAGATGCCACTTCCTCCTGGGAGCCCTCCCTGATTTTCAAGGGGAAGCAGTCTCTGCCTGCTGAGAATTTCCAACGTCCATAGTTTCTCTTTGGCAAACGTATGACTCACTTCCCATCCCTTATTGTCCCCATTTGGGTCCCTTTTCCATCCTAATTCTTAGGCCTCTTGAGAGTAAAGTCCATGTCTTTCTAATATTTGTATCCTTGGCAAGGAGTCTCGCCTGCATGGAATATGTCCTCAATAAAAGTCTGTGTTGAATTGATGCCAATTtcatagttttttcttcttttgcctccTGTCGTGTTTGTAGTAGTTGAGACGTTTGATGTTCTTCTTGTTAAAAGTCTTCTCTCACTTTGCCTGGAGACTTGATACTGTTATGGTTCCTTggtaacatctctgagcctctgagGAGAATACAGTTTTGTCTGTggatatttctattatttaaacaCAGACACCTATTGGAGTGGACCTGTTGTGGATAAAAGGAGGAGGGCAGATACAGGTCCTGGCTGTTTGAGGCCCTCAGGACAGCAGCAGAGATGTCACCCTGGGGCTTGTTGGCAATATAGGGGCTTGGCCTCAGCTGAGGTTCACTGCATCACAATTTGCATCTTAGCAAAACCAGCAGGGGATCCACAGGTGCACAAATGTGGTGCCTGAGAGGTAGCAGTGCGAATAAGTCCCTGGAGGGAAATGAGTGGGTCCAGAAAAGCCAGTAAGAGTGTTGTGCTCAGGAATGAACGGGGGTCCGGCAGGGAGAGGGCATACAGAGCATCCTCACATTGGTGGCTGCTGTGTCCCAGTCCCTGAGGACATGGAATCAGCCACAGTGAGCCGTTGCTCCTGGACTTAATAGGGAGTTGGGATCATGGGAGCCTCTGCCTGCAACACTTGCCCACTGATGAATACACAGCCttgtttcctgtgtgtttgtgtttaaataGAGCttattcatctctctctctctctctctctctctatatatatatatatatatatgtttccaaATAATTGATTGCATGCTCTATTTCCCTATACGGAAATACCAGCTCAAAAGTTTGTAATATTCCCCTGCATGGGTCCTGTGATATCCAGGGTCTTTGGCTTTCAGCCCCAAAGCTGTGCTGCCCATGATGCtttagaaacaaacaagaaatggtCATCATCTCATGAATCCACGAATATagtttcctttccccttttctgtgGTGTCATCATAGCATCCTAAATGTGACTTTAGTACTTTCTAGAGTGGCTCCACATGGCCATCACAAATTGTCTGTTCCTTTTCCTGAATTTATTGTATTATTGATTCATTACCACTGACCTCATGGCCCACAACTCTGCCTTGTGAGCCTGAGCGAGCCTTACCCGcacaggtgtttttgtttgtgagGCACATCCCGCCTTCTGTGCTTAGGACCATCCATGCTCCTTGTAGCTCTGGGCTTCAGGgtcattttaaatacaaaatcacCAAGAAAGAGCATGTAAATGCGGAAAGCATGGCACCAAATGGATCGTGAATAGGACACGTGTTTGCAGTGTGGGAATTCACACAGGAAGGCAGAGCGGTACCTGGTTCATCCTCACCAGGGAACATGTGGGGTGTGTGACACATGTCGGCCACTCTATGTGTCCATGAACATCAATGAGCACATGTGTCTGGGGTTACCAATCAATGCCAGTAGGAAGACCAATCTGCACAGACTCCGTGAATAATGAACATGGACTCTTTGTGGCTTATGACCCCAAAGGCAGTGGAAACATCCATAGACAGACTTCAGTTACTGTAGatttcattaattcactcaatAAACCTTTCTCAAGCCCTGACCATGCAGCAGGGACATTTGGAGTGAAGGTAGTGGGGAGGAAAAGGTTATTATAGCCTTTGGGGTTTGAAAATtttgctttcttgattttttaaggttttaattgTTGTTTCTAAATAGTACAGGAAGCTGTACTATTCCTTAGTACAGGAAGCTCTTTGTGTTCAATGGCAAAAGAGACTTAGTTCTAATCTGTTCAGGGTCAGAGAGGAGAGGCTCAGGGCAGGAGAACATCCAGAGGGAACAAATGCAGGTTCCCACTGCTGCACATGTGGATATTTCTGGGAGATAATGTTGAGATGGGAGAGGTGGCAAAGGTGAAAAAtattgggagggagagagcaaatcatGGCACTTCCCCAAATTTCTCCCCTAGATGAGACCCACTGGCTGCTTCTCTAGGGTCTAGTCTACCTCATGGCCACCTTGTGGGTTTGGGTTGGTTGATTCCAGCCTCGTGTGTAGCCCTGGGCTCTGATCACCCTGAGTCCCTCAGGAGAAAGCATCCTTGACAATCCGACGGGATGAAACATGGACAGGTTCCATCCAGTTCCGGCCAATCACCAGACAGAAGCCACTTGTCCTTCCCCAGTGCCATGGTTTGGGGCCAGACACTGGCTCCAGGTGGCTCGGGTCACAGGCATTCCGATTCTTGTGGTTGATGGCAAGGAAAGAGATGGTCTCTATCGTCTTGGATGATAAGGTCGGGGCATGAAGCCTGAAACAACTTCAGCCCATTTTTCAGCATCAGGGAAGCAAGCCTGAGGATGACACCTACAtacaagaaggcagagaaattCTATACACGAAGTTTTCCGAAAGGGTAGATCCAAAGTGTTCTCGccacaagaaacagaaaagaaagaaagagaaaggagaggatccGGGTGTGAGGTGGTGGCCGTGTTACCAAGAGTGATTGTGGCATCATGTTACCCTGTACCGAACATATACCAAACATCAAGTGTGTATTtccttttacagtttttaaagaaaacagaattcttGCCTCGCAATTAAAAGTATTCTAATGTGTGATAAATGCAACATAACAATTCACTTCCATGGTTTGCttgaattcatgttttcttgaccaattcttcattttccttcaaaatgCTGCATGCCACTTGAGGCTCGGCAGCTCAGGACCTGAGCGTCACCTGCAGCTCCCTGCATGCCGTGTGCGCTGGGCTCCCGACGTTCTTCAGGCCGTCCTCTCGGAGAAGTTGTTGGAAGACTTTCATCAGGAGGACTTTTGTTCTTGTCATATCACAGGCTGTGCTGCACCTGTTGGACTTGGCGAAGGCCCGTGTCGCCCGTGGTGCCTCCCAGCCTTCCTCCCTGGGTGGCTGGAAAGCTGCACGCTGTACAAAGGTACAGTTTTCATTTGTCATCATATTCCCGTGAAGCAGAAAACAgtagcaacaacaaaaccaaagcatCACAAAAGTGAAGGCAGACACACAGACCCACAGAAGGGACTGGAGCCCCAATAACCCTGGGATCCCCAGTTCCATCAGCCCATTCATTTCCTGTATGGTTTCAGCCCACAAAGGTGGATTTCTGTCCTTTGTGATTGGGTGCTCCCTCTAATGGATGTGGCCATGGCCCCTGGGGACGCTGGGCTAATATCTCTCTTTCTTACAATATTTTTCCTCACTTCTGTGAGGAGTTTCCCTCAATTCTTGAAAATGTTCGtctattcattttcttgcttgcttgcccTTTTCTTCATGTGTCCTCCTCTTGTGACACATGTCCTCCTGTTTTGCCTGTTAATCCTGACATCTGGATCAGGCCCTGTCCTGGGTGTTTTGGTGGGTTTCTAATAAACCACTGGTCAGGAATCGAGTGCTGATTCTGCTGCTGAATAAGTGACTGGTAAAACTTCACTACAGGTTTTTCCTACAGACCAGAGGACAAGCCTCACCAGCCGTCATGAACCAGGAAGTGTTGTGGCAATGGCAGTAAATACTCAAAATGCAAGAAGTTTTCAGTGGATTTCCCCCAGACCCAATACGTCAGTTCATTCCTTCACCTCTTACTCAACTTGTACTATTTGTGCGGTTCCATATTCTCTGAGACTGGTTCCAAAACCCCTGAGAAGCAGCTGTGTGTCAAGATATTAAAGATACAATGAATAATCTCTTCCTCCAAGCTCAGTCCTTTTTTGATGCCTGTTTTTAATTTCCCAGGTGAAAACTCAGAAATCTTTGTCGCCTTTCTGTGTCAAATTTTCTCTTTACAGGTTATTCTCTACAAAATCTCTAAAAATCTTGTCTACAGCGGGCTTTATGAGCCTTCACATGGGATGGGGACAGagccttcctctcttcctgtaAGCATTCCTGTTGGTTTCCTAAAGAGTGGCTCTGCCTCGGCCACAGTGGGCTCATATTTAGGGGATGGAAGTGTCCACTAGGAGAATCTCCTCATGGAAGGATCCAGAGTGTAGTACAAATGTGACTCCATTTGTGATTGGACACGGGAGAAAGGAGAAGCTGAATGAAAAGTAAACTTCCTGGACAGTTGGAAGGAGGGGTGGTTGTGCAGAATCCATGAGATCCGTGGGCAGATGGGTAGAGCAGGTGAGTGAGTGGTGGCATTTTGCTTCCACTGTGCAGAAGCAttgtgcccccaccccaggtgcaTCTCGTGCTTTCTGGACATAAAAGTTATTTGATCAGGTTGAAAggtgtgatattttaaaatgtgaagttgTGTTGCATAGTAAAAGTGTTTAACTTAGTTAGTATTTGATGTTTTCCTAATTTATTCATTAGCTTTTCATCTtgttctaaacttaaaaaaattttttttcaatgtttatttttgagagtgagagagacagagcatgagctggggagcggcagaaagagagggagacacagaatcagaaggaggctccaggctctgagctgtcagcacagagcccaacgcggggctcaaacccatgagcagtgacatcatgacctgagttgaggttggacgcttaagtgactgagccacccaggtgccccgacattttttttaaattcaagtcagttaacatatagtgtagtattggtttcaggagtagaattaagtgactcatcacttacctAGAACTTCTTAATGGCATGTAAAagatttctcctcctcctcctcctcctcctcctccttcttcttctttttttctttttctgaaatccaGACATGTGACCAGATGACTACGGTCAGTTTTGTCCACGAGAGAAGAGTTAACTGATCACCGCCTGATCACCTTTATGAATCTTTATGTTCACTATTTATAATGATTTCATTATGAACCCtttcatttttaactattttaatcgTTTTGGCGAccttaaaaattccttttcttattcCCACATGAGAGGAAGTTTACCTGGCCAAGTCCACAGCAAGCTGAGAGCATCTAGAGAATGTCTCCGTTCTGAAAAGAAGATTAAAATGGAACTTGAGAGCGGAAATGAGCACTTGTAGTGAATAACTAGGCAAAGGGCATTTCTTCTTGAAACAGGGCTGCGCACGTCTGCCCACGAAGACATACTTCCTCATGAgcgagaaggaaggagaaacaagAAGAGGGAAAACGCCTGAGGGTGTGGTCCTTGctacagagaaggaaggggcaTCAACTAGTTCCTGTGAGCTGCACAGGGTCCTGGGTGCAGActgtgttatgcccagaattcgtgatccccaaaggccaccagggagccgagtccgatgcaaaagcaaaagagcctttattcaagctagctcgagctcagtcccctacctgtactgacgcagcggtgagataccagggagagagagcgagtttcaaaagcacaaaggttttataggggtctaggggcagccgattggctggggaaggggcatggccttggccgattggctggggaagggtcagagtcttgttacgcaggtcgctgggcgtgttttgatcaggacgTTTGAATGGGTGAgagggaggttactcaaggggaggaggcgtgatctaggtgaaggacacagaacaagatggagtcggctggcatAGGCC
This genomic interval from Prionailurus viverrinus isolate Anna chromosome F1, UM_Priviv_1.0, whole genome shotgun sequence contains the following:
- the LOC125155613 gene encoding T-cell surface glycoprotein CD1a-like isoform X1, with amino-acid sequence MLLLQLVLLTVLVPGGDSDDDFQEPITFRIILTASFYNRARAQNQGSAWLGQLQTHGWDSKTGAIIFLWPWSRGNFSNEKFMELEKLFHSYSIRFLQVFQDHVSQWQLEYPFQVQLEEGCELHLGEVSVGFVHIGYQGSDLMSFQNMSWWPSPKGGRRTKEVCTLFNQFYVVNEIIHTLFSDICPQFLLGLLDAGKAYLKRQVRPEAWLSTGPSPGPGRLLLVCHVSGFYPKPVWVMWMRGEEEHQGTRRGDILPHADGTWYLQTSLDVEAREAAGLSCRVRHSSLEGQDIVLYWEQHRPMGLVFLVVIVPLVLLAGLAFWLWKRWKSHWRPQCTGLPLE
- the LOC125155613 gene encoding T-cell surface glycoprotein CD1a-like isoform X2, whose amino-acid sequence is MLLLQLVLLTVLVPGGDSDDDFQEPITFRIILTASFYNRARAQNQGSAWLGQLQTHGWDSKTGAIIFLWPWSRGNFSNEKFMELEKLFHSYSIRFLQVFQDHVSQWQLEYPFQVQLEEGCELHLGEVSVGFVHIGYQGSDLMSFQNMSWWPSPKGGRRTKEVCTLFNQFYVVNEIIHTLFSDICPQFLLGLLDAGKAYLKRQVRPEAWLSTGPSPGPGRLLLVCHVSGFYPKPVWVMWMRGEEEHQGTRRGDILPHADGTWYLQTSLDVEAREAAGLSCRVRHSSLEGQDIVLYWGLAFWLWKRWKSHWRPQCTGLPLE